One segment of Neisseria mucosa DNA contains the following:
- a CDS encoding hemagglutinin repeat-containing protein, with translation MKIDTLYQPKLSASGKVTVAVCFAFLGNAAVAANIEAIGQTSVQQQNNVDIVNIAAPTAQGLSHNQYNKYNVSQHGAVLNNALSAGKSQLAGNLSANKNFQGQAASVILNEVVSKNPSLILGQQEIFGIAADYVLANPNGITHNGGSILNANRASLVVGTPTVSDGTLKSFNISDNGKQLQVNGNLSGNRVVDLLAPQVVVGKSANVNAADAINVSSGKSNFDYKTAQIEALDAASNAPVLDGHIFGSMRAGTIRIHATDKRAKQNIQNAAITGTRYLNIDSKGNLSIQSANLTSAQMELFARDTDIKGTVTSHSANKSSSGKEAQNVQHFRSNRNKTENFTASNINASESLTLNNSGSLNLSAANINAGALTASATGNINSNAVKTTNRIESDHTQSKGLWYNNNLSSSADESLHQTKINAGSVNIATTGKVQLDATELNSAADARIAAQQGIVLSSNSETDSSSTYVSFKNETAALKTGIATKSSKNSTAHQTKISAAGDIGLISEGDLSTYGASIAANGNVVTDVNNINLGTQTTINTNSLDDQKKYWGGLFGGESQVQNNRTENLHGSSITANSNVVLGAKNGVNVYGSTVEGQAGTFVSSKAGNVDIKNATSTDTSAQSARKGTIFNITTSKTSSNSSIEKVTGSTLVSNADLTVVSNKDINVIGSALFAAQKLQLASAGDLTIDAAKAVENKQVNEYSIKGYSGTETNKENGSVTAKAGIKFTDTHTDTHSVGLSGSILTGKNTQLSSNSNVTVSGSQVNGEESVNISAANDVNVVASKGSSTVTESGRVTDLGVSATAYGKNNAAGVGVSVGITSTKTDATTVTDTSHVSNINTGGNTTITANGNINQEGTVINATGNVIESAKNVTHAAAHSGAKSDVKQNGGGLVVSAGISTNKGIGGEITAQGQGNSSTHNESTATVTTINAGNAIVLANDKVSDEGTKYDVTGAINIDAGSYHNTAAHNTSNSSSKQGGASLTVGAYTKDGSNVDVNANLNVNYADENKKESTAVKGDMNATNVVINAKDSAEIASNITANNNVNITAGNGVTFTESANTASNQGTAVNVGIGAGATINVETGVAVPHVNGSVGVNKTDNASSTATGANVAAGNDIKINANNGDVNLHGTNLVSNNSVEVEGNKVNTSGAISSVNEKNLTVNVNGSYASGKPNGGINAKGKNDANVTNTANVIQSDNVVITTGSPTGLSVNNTAINGNNVVHYYDNTKASAANRYTYRPRQPSYAKRRLRY, from the coding sequence ATGAAAATCGACACTTTATATCAGCCTAAGCTCTCAGCTTCCGGCAAAGTGACTGTCGCCGTGTGCTTTGCATTCCTGGGAAATGCAGCGGTAGCCGCCAATATCGAAGCCATCGGCCAAACTTCGGTACAGCAGCAAAACAATGTCGACATCGTCAACATTGCCGCACCGACGGCCCAAGGTCTTTCTCACAACCAATACAACAAGTACAACGTTTCCCAACACGGTGCCGTTTTGAATAACGCCCTGTCTGCCGGTAAATCCCAACTGGCCGGAAACCTGTCTGCCAACAAAAACTTCCAAGGTCAGGCCGCATCTGTGATCTTGAACGAAGTAGTCAGCAAAAACCCTTCCCTGATCTTGGGTCAGCAAGAGATCTTCGGTATTGCCGCAGACTATGTTTTGGCAAACCCTAACGGCATTACCCACAACGGCGGCAGCATCCTGAATGCCAACCGCGCATCCTTGGTTGTCGGTACGCCAACCGTTTCAGACGGCACGTTGAAATCTTTCAATATCAGCGACAATGGCAAACAACTGCAAGTAAACGGTAATTTGAGCGGCAACCGCGTAGTTGACCTGCTCGCGCCACAAGTTGTGGTCGGCAAATCAGCCAACGTCAATGCCGCCGACGCCATCAACGTTTCTTCAGGCAAAAGCAACTTCGACTACAAAACCGCACAAATCGAAGCCTTGGACGCAGCTTCAAATGCGCCGGTTCTTGACGGCCATATCTTCGGCAGTATGCGCGCCGGTACCATCCGCATCCACGCGACCGACAAACGCGCCAAACAAAACATTCAAAACGCCGCCATTACCGGCACCCGCTACCTGAATATCGACAGCAAAGGCAACCTGAGCATCCAGTCCGCCAATCTGACCAGCGCACAAATGGAATTATTTGCCCGCGATACCGACATCAAAGGCACGGTTACCAGCCATTCCGCTAATAAATCTTCCAGCGGCAAAGAAGCGCAAAATGTTCAGCACTTCCGTTCAAACCGCAACAAAACGGAAAACTTTACCGCCAGCAATATCAATGCATCCGAGTCATTGACTCTGAACAACAGCGGCAGCCTCAACCTTAGCGCAGCCAACATCAATGCCGGTGCGCTGACCGCATCTGCCACAGGCAACATCAATTCTAACGCGGTAAAAACAACCAACCGCATAGAATCCGACCATACTCAAAGCAAAGGCCTTTGGTACAACAACAACCTGAGCTCTTCTGCTGACGAAAGCCTGCATCAAACCAAAATCAATGCCGGTTCTGTCAATATTGCCACCACCGGCAAAGTTCAATTGGATGCTACCGAACTGAACTCGGCTGCTGATGCTCGCATTGCCGCCCAACAAGGAATCGTATTGAGCAGCAACAGCGAAACCGACAGCAGCTCGACTTATGTCAGCTTCAAAAACGAAACTGCCGCGCTGAAAACCGGTATCGCTACCAAATCTTCCAAAAACTCTACCGCCCATCAAACCAAAATTTCCGCAGCCGGTGATATCGGTTTGATTTCCGAAGGCGATTTGAGCACTTACGGCGCAAGCATCGCGGCAAACGGCAATGTCGTTACCGATGTCAACAACATCAACTTGGGTACGCAAACCACCATCAACACCAACAGCCTTGACGACCAGAAAAAATACTGGGGCGGCCTGTTCGGCGGTGAAAGCCAAGTTCAAAACAACCGTACCGAAAACCTGCACGGCAGCAGCATTACTGCCAACTCAAACGTAGTCTTGGGTGCAAAAAACGGCGTCAACGTTTACGGCAGTACCGTTGAAGGCCAAGCCGGTACATTCGTCAGCTCCAAAGCAGGCAATGTTGATATTAAAAACGCCACCAGCACCGATACTTCCGCACAAAGCGCGCGTAAAGGTACGATTTTCAATATCACGACCTCCAAAACCAGCAGCAACAGCAGCATTGAAAAAGTAACCGGTTCTACCCTGGTTTCCAATGCCGACCTGACCGTTGTTTCCAACAAAGACATCAATGTGATCGGCTCTGCATTGTTTGCGGCACAAAAACTGCAACTGGCTTCCGCAGGCGATTTGACCATCGATGCCGCCAAAGCGGTAGAAAACAAACAGGTCAACGAGTATTCCATCAAAGGCTACTCGGGTACCGAAACCAATAAAGAAAACGGCAGCGTGACTGCCAAAGCCGGTATCAAATTCACCGATACCCACACCGACACCCATTCTGTCGGCCTGAGCGGCAGCATTTTGACCGGTAAAAACACCCAGTTGTCTTCCAACTCAAACGTTACCGTCAGCGGCAGCCAAGTCAACGGCGAAGAATCCGTTAACATTTCCGCAGCCAATGACGTCAATGTTGTTGCCTCCAAAGGCAGCAGCACAGTGACCGAATCCGGCCGCGTAACCGATTTGGGCGTATCTGCCACCGCATACGGAAAAAATAACGCCGCAGGCGTCGGCGTATCTGTCGGCATTACCAGCACCAAAACGGATGCAACAACCGTAACGGACACATCTCATGTATCCAACATCAACACCGGCGGCAACACCACCATCACTGCCAACGGCAATATTAATCAAGAAGGTACCGTGATTAATGCGACCGGCAATGTGATTGAGTCTGCCAAAAACGTTACCCATGCAGCGGCACACAGCGGTGCGAAATCCGATGTGAAACAAAACGGCGGCGGTTTGGTCGTTTCTGCCGGCATCAGCACCAACAAAGGCATCGGCGGTGAAATCACTGCACAAGGTCAAGGCAATTCTTCGACCCACAATGAATCCACTGCAACCGTCACCACCATCAACGCAGGCAATGCCATCGTTTTGGCAAATGACAAAGTGTCTGATGAAGGTACAAAATACGATGTGACCGGTGCGATCAACATTGACGCAGGTTCATACCACAACACTGCCGCCCACAACACCAGCAACAGCAGCAGCAAACAAGGCGGCGCGTCTTTGACTGTCGGCGCATACACCAAAGACGGTTCAAACGTTGATGTGAATGCCAACCTGAACGTCAACTACGCTGATGAAAACAAAAAAGAATCTACCGCCGTCAAAGGCGATATGAATGCGACCAATGTTGTCATCAACGCCAAAGACTCTGCTGAAATCGCATCCAACATTACTGCCAACAACAACGTCAACATTACCGCAGGCAACGGCGTAACCTTCACCGAGTCAGCCAATACTGCCTCCAACCAAGGTACAGCCGTTAATGTCGGTATCGGCGCTGGTGCGACAATCAATGTTGAAACCGGTGTTGCCGTTCCTCACGTCAACGGCTCTGTCGGCGTCAACAAAACCGATAACGCTTCTTCTACCGCCACAGGCGCGAATGTAGCGGCCGGCAACGATATTAAAATCAATGCCAACAACGGCGACGTCAACCTGCACGGTACCAACTTGGTATCCAACAACTCCGTTGAAGTAGAAGGCAACAAAGTCAATACTTCCGGCGCGATCAGCAGCGTTAACGAAAAAAATCTGACCGTCAATGTCAACGGCAGCTACGCTTCAGGCAAACCAAACGGCGGCATCAACGCCAAAGGTAAAAACGACGCCAACGTAACCAATACGGCAAATGTCATCCAAAGCGACAATGTCGTTATTACTACCGGCTCTCCAACCGGTTTGAGCGTCAACAATACGGCCATCAACGGTAATAATGTTGTGCACTACTATGACAACACTAAAGCTTCTGCGGCGAACCGTTATACCTATCGTCCTCGCCAACCAAGCTACGCCAAACGCCGTTTGCGTTACTAA
- the recB gene encoding exodeoxyribonuclease V subunit beta → MSSALPFDALTLSIDGTNLIEASAGTGKTYGIAALFTRLIVLEKKDIEKILVVTFTKAATAELKTRLRARLDEVLQVLNEIQTLDGKPEHISDGLNKYYEKEKKSPDDFLNRLIPLALGEQDGQESCHRLILRLKAALSQFDNASIYTIHGFCQRVLRDYAFLCGAPLDVELSDDSRERLLIPAQDFWRQKVATDATLAQLVFDRKCTPEEMLAEIKSYTGRPYLKFRRPEGDLQEAQAKLQETWQKICVQLEDLEKAFWAIFPKLNGQTYKRNTFENVFADLKTNAESNRLPRLNKKTLEKLNHFSVDTLNSKLKKEYKADADAPEIIQLQALANLGRDLQAMESAEEAVFICLQLDLLSYINQSIAEQKKSRRERVFDDLLLDVHQALTTNEHGNALAKAAAANWEIALIDEFQDTDPLQYEIFRQIFIEQGCPLFLVGDPKQAIYSFRGADIYAYLQAAQDADRHYTLAVNYRSHAKLINGISALFKQKKHPFVLENIDYSEVSASRAESRLSPHRPAIQVRWLNTDDQTGKEILRSRAAEYCADEIAFALNEAAEGRLNFKGRALESGDIAVLVRTNNEAAMIAGKLKQRRIQSVLLSRQSVFDSAEADSLSALIGFWLNPRQTDWLRFVLTGVLFGYTAKEIYELNHNEHQLLKWLESSAEAMEKWRKGGIFAAVQQFAARHDIETRLLKGGNERSLTNYYQILELLAEEDSQSRNPAALHKWLNEQISRARSGHFPSDAQTIRLESDEKLVKIVTMHASKGLQYPLVYCPFAWDTKDNSKENWKILHTDNHETELLAKSQTSEAELSHLADEKTAEDLRLLYVALTRAEEQLNIYAAANKNCTPNNPFAYLLEGLPEAGRESVSQSYQSATDVVEMLKTNWQRFIKNAPENTEFTFTEEAPPETIYQYSRQQDQALNAQSIKRRNFDFIRHTSFTGLSRHTKSSDEQHEPLQPAIDPAESADRAMPSENLPSPLSDGLDIHHFPRGTNAGVCLHEMLEKLDFAASAESQSEMIAEVLQRHSFEDKWLPTVSTMLDTCRLTPLIGESLSQIPPSRRLPEMGFTLYMDDFKLDDLRRWFASSEANLPPECVQAAQLLDFHDLQGYLNGFIDMVCQDSDGHVVLIDYKSNHLGNDASAYTQQAMNEAVAHHHYYLQALIYAVAIARYYALRGKPLPKITIRYLFLRGMDGSDRGIWKWDIDTALLSTFVERKTNA, encoded by the coding sequence ATGTCTTCCGCCCTTCCTTTTGACGCGCTCACCCTTTCCATCGACGGCACCAACCTCATCGAAGCCTCCGCCGGTACGGGTAAAACCTACGGCATTGCCGCGCTCTTTACCCGACTGATTGTTTTAGAAAAAAAAGACATCGAGAAAATTCTGGTCGTTACCTTTACCAAAGCGGCAACGGCAGAACTGAAAACCCGTTTGCGCGCGCGTTTGGACGAAGTGTTGCAGGTTTTGAACGAAATCCAAACCTTGGACGGCAAGCCGGAACATATTTCAGACGGCCTGAACAAATATTACGAAAAAGAGAAAAAATCCCCCGATGACTTTCTCAATCGCTTGATTCCTTTGGCTTTAGGCGAGCAAGACGGACAGGAAAGCTGCCATCGCCTGATTCTCCGCCTCAAAGCAGCACTGAGCCAGTTTGACAACGCCTCGATTTACACCATCCACGGCTTCTGTCAGCGCGTCTTGCGCGATTACGCGTTTTTGTGCGGCGCGCCTTTGGATGTCGAGCTGTCGGACGACTCGCGCGAGAGGCTGCTGATTCCTGCGCAAGACTTTTGGCGGCAGAAAGTGGCAACCGATGCCACATTGGCACAATTGGTTTTTGACCGGAAATGCACGCCCGAAGAAATGCTTGCCGAAATTAAAAGCTACACCGGCCGCCCCTATCTGAAATTCAGACGGCCTGAAGGCGATTTGCAAGAAGCTCAAGCCAAGCTTCAAGAAACATGGCAAAAAATTTGCGTCCAGTTGGAAGACTTGGAAAAAGCGTTTTGGGCAATTTTTCCCAAACTGAACGGCCAGACCTACAAAAGAAATACCTTTGAAAATGTTTTTGCCGATTTAAAAACAAACGCCGAATCCAACCGTCTGCCCCGCCTGAACAAAAAAACGCTGGAAAAATTAAACCATTTCAGTGTCGACACACTCAACAGCAAACTGAAAAAAGAATATAAAGCCGATGCCGATGCTCCGGAAATTATTCAGCTGCAAGCCTTGGCCAATCTCGGTCGTGATTTGCAGGCAATGGAAAGCGCGGAAGAAGCGGTCTTTATCTGCCTGCAACTCGACCTCCTTTCCTACATCAACCAATCTATTGCCGAACAAAAAAAATCACGCCGCGAGCGCGTGTTTGACGATTTGCTGCTGGACGTCCATCAGGCATTGACCACCAATGAACACGGCAACGCATTGGCAAAAGCGGCGGCGGCAAACTGGGAAATCGCGCTGATTGACGAATTCCAAGATACCGACCCATTGCAGTACGAAATTTTCCGCCAAATTTTTATCGAACAAGGCTGCCCGCTGTTTCTCGTTGGCGACCCCAAACAGGCGATTTACAGCTTTCGCGGTGCGGACATTTACGCCTATCTGCAAGCCGCGCAAGATGCGGACAGGCATTACACCCTCGCCGTCAACTACCGCAGCCATGCCAAGCTGATCAACGGCATCAGCGCCTTGTTCAAACAAAAAAAACACCCCTTCGTGTTGGAAAACATCGATTACAGCGAGGTCTCCGCCAGCCGCGCCGAAAGCCGGCTGTCGCCACACCGCCCCGCCATCCAAGTGCGCTGGCTCAATACGGACGATCAAACCGGCAAAGAGATTTTGCGCAGCCGAGCCGCCGAATATTGCGCCGATGAAATTGCCTTTGCGCTCAATGAAGCAGCCGAAGGCCGTCTGAATTTCAAAGGCCGCGCGTTGGAATCCGGCGACATTGCCGTCTTGGTGCGTACCAACAACGAAGCGGCGATGATTGCCGGTAAACTGAAACAGCGCCGTATCCAAAGCGTGTTGCTGTCGCGCCAGTCCGTTTTCGATTCCGCCGAGGCAGACTCGCTGTCCGCGCTGATCGGCTTTTGGCTCAACCCAAGGCAGACCGACTGGCTGCGCTTTGTCTTGACCGGCGTTTTGTTCGGCTATACCGCCAAAGAGATTTACGAACTCAACCACAACGAACATCAGCTGCTGAAATGGCTGGAGTCGTCAGCCGAGGCCATGGAAAAATGGCGGAAAGGCGGCATTTTTGCCGCCGTGCAGCAGTTTGCCGCCCGACATGACATCGAAACACGCCTGCTCAAGGGCGGCAACGAACGCAGCCTGACCAACTACTACCAAATTTTGGAGCTTTTGGCCGAAGAAGACAGCCAAAGCCGCAACCCTGCCGCCCTGCATAAATGGTTAAACGAACAAATCAGCCGCGCGCGCAGCGGCCATTTCCCGTCAGACGCGCAAACCATCCGTCTTGAAAGCGACGAAAAATTGGTCAAAATCGTTACCATGCACGCGTCGAAAGGTTTGCAATACCCTTTGGTTTACTGCCCCTTCGCGTGGGATACCAAAGACAATTCCAAAGAAAACTGGAAAATCCTACATACGGACAACCACGAAACCGAGCTGCTGGCCAAATCGCAAACCTCGGAAGCGGAACTAAGCCATCTGGCCGACGAAAAGACGGCGGAAGATTTACGCCTGCTTTATGTCGCCCTTACCCGCGCCGAAGAACAGCTCAACATCTACGCTGCCGCCAACAAAAACTGTACGCCGAACAATCCTTTTGCCTATCTGCTCGAAGGTTTGCCAGAGGCCGGCCGCGAAAGCGTCAGCCAAAGCTATCAAAGCGCGACAGATGTTGTAGAAATGCTCAAAACCAACTGGCAACGCTTTATCAAAAATGCACCCGAAAATACGGAATTCACCTTTACGGAAGAAGCCCCGCCAGAAACCATCTATCAATACAGCCGCCAACAAGACCAAGCTTTGAATGCACAGAGCATTAAACGCCGCAATTTTGACTTTATCCGCCACACCAGCTTTACCGGTTTGAGCCGGCACACCAAGTCAAGCGACGAGCAACACGAGCCTTTGCAACCTGCCATCGACCCGGCAGAAAGTGCAGACCGTGCCATGCCGTCTGAAAACCTGCCGTCCCCGCTTTCAGACGGCCTCGATATCCATCATTTCCCCCGCGGCACCAATGCCGGCGTATGTTTGCATGAAATGCTGGAAAAACTCGACTTCGCCGCCTCTGCCGAGAGCCAATCCGAAATGATTGCCGAAGTTTTACAACGCCACAGCTTTGAAGACAAATGGCTGCCGACGGTAAGTACCATGCTCGACACCTGCCGCCTGACGCCTTTAATCGGCGAGAGCCTGTCGCAGATTCCGCCGAGCCGACGCCTGCCCGAAATGGGGTTCACCCTGTACATGGACGATTTCAAACTGGACGACTTACGCCGTTGGTTTGCCTCAAGCGAAGCAAACCTGCCACCCGAATGCGTCCAAGCCGCGCAACTGCTTGATTTCCATGATTTACAAGGCTATTTGAACGGCTTTATCGATATGGTTTGCCAAGATTCAGACGGCCATGTCGTTTTAATCGACTACAAATCCAACCATTTGGGCAACGATGCAAGCGCGTACACGCAACAGGCGATGAACGAAGCCGTGGCACATCATCACTACTACCTGCAAGCCCTGATCTACGCCGTTGCCATCGCGCGCTACTATGCCCTGCGCGGCAAGCCCTTGCCCAAAATCACCATCCGCTACCTCTTCCTGCGCGGCATGGACGGCTCGGATCGAGGCATTTGGAAATGGGACATCGATACCGCCCTGCTTTCCACTTTTGTCGAGCGAAAAACAAATGCTTGA
- a CDS encoding phosphoadenylyl-sulfate reductase, which yields MSLFRPQFWKIPETNDAERRRLPELVAALERRLQDIAARYPQAVFASSLAVEDMVITDAVCRLKLPIRIITLNTGKLNPETAALIAETNARYQTELEVFYPNRQTADEFEAEFGTTAMYDSVELRRRCCHIRKIEPLNRALHNAPAWLTGQRRSQSETRSELNFEEQDTGRNIAKFNPIFDWEEQDVWAYAHEHQVPLNALYHQGYPSIGCEPCTRPVKLGENIRAGRWWWESKDSKECGLHK from the coding sequence ATGTCTTTATTCCGTCCTCAATTTTGGAAAATTCCCGAAACCAATGATGCCGAACGCCGCCGCCTGCCTGAGTTGGTGGCTGCTTTGGAGCGCCGTTTGCAAGACATTGCCGCGCGCTATCCGCAAGCCGTGTTCGCATCCAGCCTTGCGGTTGAAGATATGGTTATTACCGATGCCGTTTGCCGTCTTAAACTGCCCATCCGCATCATTACGCTCAATACGGGCAAACTCAATCCCGAAACCGCCGCGCTGATTGCCGAAACCAATGCGCGTTATCAAACCGAATTGGAAGTGTTTTATCCCAACCGGCAAACCGCCGATGAATTTGAAGCTGAATTCGGCACGACCGCCATGTACGACAGCGTCGAGTTGCGCCGCCGTTGCTGCCATATCCGCAAAATCGAACCGCTCAACCGCGCTTTGCACAACGCCCCCGCATGGCTGACCGGACAACGCCGCAGCCAGTCCGAAACGCGCAGCGAATTGAATTTTGAAGAGCAGGATACAGGCCGCAACATCGCCAAATTCAATCCTATTTTCGATTGGGAAGAGCAGGATGTTTGGGCATATGCGCACGAGCACCAAGTTCCGCTCAATGCGCTGTATCATCAGGGCTATCCCAGCATCGGGTGCGAACCCTGCACGCGTCCGGTCAAGCTGGGCGAAAATATCCGCGCCGGACGATGGTGGTGGGAAAGCAAAGACAGTAAGGAATGCGGTTTGCACAAATAA
- the dinB gene encoding DNA polymerase IV — protein sequence MSQRKIIHIDMDAFYASVELREQPHLKGLPVVVAWDGTRSVICAASYEARKFGLHSAMSVATAKRLCPQAVFVPPHFDLYRQVSAQIHAVFRRYTDLIEPLSLDEAYLDVTQNFKNIPYASEVAKRIRAEIFEETGLTASAGIAPNKFLAKIASDWRKPNGQFVLPPPKIMAFLESLPLGKIPGVGKVTLKKMNALGMQTAGDLRRFERGELLNHFGRYGYRLYDLARGIDERPVKAERERLQISTEITLPEDLSLAQASSHLPHLAEDLWRQIERKNVEAKGVTLKLKTHDFRIITRSLTYSSVLPDSASLLQAAHTLLQRIPPQREDAFRLIGIGVSHLLPKNQQQTLWL from the coding sequence ATGTCCCAACGCAAAATCATCCATATCGATATGGACGCATTCTACGCCTCGGTAGAACTGCGCGAGCAGCCGCACTTGAAAGGGCTGCCCGTCGTTGTGGCGTGGGACGGTACGCGGTCGGTCATTTGTGCCGCTTCTTATGAAGCGCGCAAATTCGGTTTGCACTCGGCCATGTCGGTAGCGACGGCGAAAAGGCTGTGTCCGCAGGCGGTGTTTGTACCGCCGCATTTCGATTTGTACCGCCAAGTGTCGGCGCAGATTCATGCCGTGTTTCGGCGTTATACCGATTTGATCGAGCCTTTGTCTTTGGACGAAGCTTATTTGGATGTTACTCAAAATTTTAAAAATATCCCGTACGCCAGCGAGGTGGCCAAACGCATTCGCGCCGAAATTTTTGAAGAAACCGGTTTGACTGCTTCCGCAGGCATCGCGCCCAATAAGTTTTTGGCTAAAATCGCGTCCGACTGGCGCAAGCCAAACGGACAGTTTGTGCTGCCGCCGCCCAAAATCATGGCGTTTTTGGAGAGCCTGCCGTTGGGTAAGATTCCCGGTGTCGGCAAAGTTACGCTGAAAAAGATGAACGCCCTCGGTATGCAGACTGCCGGCGATTTGCGCCGTTTTGAGCGCGGCGAACTTTTAAACCATTTCGGCCGCTACGGCTACCGCCTTTATGATTTGGCACGCGGTATCGACGAGCGGCCGGTCAAAGCCGAACGCGAACGCCTGCAAATCTCAACCGAAATCACTTTGCCCGAAGATTTGTCTCTGGCGCAGGCTTCAAGCCATTTGCCGCACCTTGCCGAAGATCTCTGGCGACAAATCGAACGCAAAAACGTCGAAGCCAAAGGCGTTACCCTCAAACTCAAAACCCACGATTTCCGCATTATCACGCGTTCGCTGACGTATTCTTCCGTCCTTCCCGACAGTGCCTCGCTGCTTCAGGCGGCGCATACTTTGCTGCAACGCATACCGCCGCAACGCGAAGACGCCTTCCGCCTGATCGGCATCGGCGTGAGTCATTTGCTGCCGAAAAACCAGCAGCAGACGCTTTGGTTATAA
- a CDS encoding sulfate ABC transporter substrate-binding protein produces the protein MRTLSFAALTAALALSACSPKAEQSADNASQAAGGKGGEVKLLNVSYDVARDFYKEYNPLFVKEFAAKNGGQTVEVQQSHGGSSKQALAVANGLAADVVTMNQTSDIELLVKKGLIKDDWNTRLPDNAVPYTSNVVFLVRKGNPKHIQDWGDLAKDGVQIVLANPKTTGNGRYAFLGAYGYGLKVNNGDEGKTKDFVAALLKNTPVFENGGRAATTTFSQRHIGDVLVTFENEANYVSKKLTQDQFEIVYPSYTILSEAPVAVVDSVVDKKGTRAAAEAYLQNLWSEPAQELAANLYLRPRNAEVLAKHKADFPDIETFNPNEKFGAWSDIMKKFFADGGLFDQLSGKK, from the coding sequence ATCCGTACGCTTTCTTTTGCCGCATTGACCGCCGCGCTGGCTTTGAGCGCGTGCTCGCCAAAAGCCGAACAATCCGCCGACAATGCTTCTCAAGCTGCCGGAGGTAAGGGGGGCGAAGTCAAATTGCTGAATGTTTCCTACGATGTCGCCCGCGATTTTTATAAAGAATACAATCCGTTATTTGTCAAAGAGTTTGCCGCAAAAAACGGCGGACAGACGGTTGAAGTCCAACAGTCGCACGGCGGCTCCAGCAAGCAGGCTTTGGCTGTCGCCAACGGTTTGGCTGCTGATGTAGTGACCATGAACCAGACTTCCGATATCGAGCTTTTGGTGAAAAAAGGCCTGATTAAAGACGATTGGAACACGCGCCTGCCGGACAATGCCGTGCCTTATACCAGCAACGTCGTTTTCTTGGTACGCAAAGGTAATCCGAAACACATCCAAGACTGGGGCGATTTGGCTAAAGACGGCGTGCAAATCGTTTTGGCCAATCCGAAAACCACTGGTAACGGCCGCTACGCCTTTTTAGGTGCGTACGGCTACGGCTTGAAAGTCAACAACGGCGATGAAGGCAAAACCAAAGACTTTGTGGCCGCATTGTTGAAAAACACGCCTGTGTTTGAAAACGGCGGCCGCGCGGCAACGACGACCTTCAGCCAACGCCATATCGGAGATGTCTTGGTTACCTTTGAAAATGAGGCCAACTACGTCAGCAAAAAGCTGACCCAAGACCAATTTGAAATCGTCTATCCAAGCTACACCATTCTTTCCGAAGCGCCGGTTGCCGTCGTGGACAGTGTGGTCGACAAAAAAGGCACACGAGCCGCTGCCGAAGCCTATCTGCAAAACCTCTGGAGTGAACCGGCTCAAGAGTTGGCCGCCAATCTTTACCTGCGTCCGCGCAATGCCGAAGTATTGGCGAAACACAAAGCCGATTTCCCCGATATTGAAACCTTTAATCCGAATGAGAAGTTCGGCGCTTGGTCGGACATCATGAAAAAATTCTTTGCCGACGGCGGATTGTTTGATCAGCTTTCCGGTAAAAAATAA